In Oryza sativa Japonica Group chromosome 8, ASM3414082v1, the sequence taataattttagaagataaactgtgtttttactaataaagaaaaagccttaatcattttattgcgcaataaagcccagggctgacgtcagcgaaaggggggcgccggcacgtgggccccacgggtcAGTGGCTCcaaagggagggaggtggcgcctggcaggtgggccccaccaggcggtggctcaaaggggaggcgagggaggcgccggccaggctcggctcggcctcaaggccgaccggccgaccaaggcaaggcggcggcgaggcacggccaccgacggcggtgaccggcggtgcgggaagcggcggcgacggccgaaaggcggcggcgcatggccgaAGCAGCGGCGTGGCCGGCGCTCGCGGGAAGGTGAggaaaggagggggagggaggactcaccggcgacacggcggccggagcggaagacgaaggcggcgacgacgacccgacgagaggaggggcggacgagcggcggcgacacctagaggaggggaggagaggagttagggatGGAGAAGGCGACCGCGACGACCAAAGTGGCTGGCCGGAGACAGAGGGGAATGGATagctcaccggctcgcgagggagATGGGGTTCCGGTGGGgttccggcgacgcgaggcggtggccgagatggcccacacggcggcggagctagcggcggcggcggcttggcgcggcagcggccctagtggcgacggcacgcggccggagatgggcggcggcggcagagctcggcgagcgcggcgcgacggcggtagagggcgtgggagaggacggtgaatggggaaatgagagagagagctcgagtgagggtttttatgggcgagggaggggcggaaacggccggggatggcccctatttggccggcgacgtggagaggtggaggagagagagagggtgttgggggatttcaaatcccccaccacttgcgggggcgcgcgcgcgggagatgcgggggagagggcggcgacgtgggcgcaaggtgcgggcgcggagtggaggcgcgacatggagcggagaaggcggcggcacgggcggttggagctccggctccaacgaccggaggtaggggacgaccgacaggtgggccccacctgtcggcgccagaaagagaaagggagggagggaggacttcggggaggggaaaggaggagcGGGCCGGCCCAGGAAAGGGGTGccgagcgcggggagagagatgggccgacggcccatctagagaaaaaggaaggaaaaggaaagaaaaagaggagaaggattttcctgggattaaatattgcactttggtgatttttaattggttaaaattatttccaaggctctgaaaattccactaaaaatcttgttaatgcattggagcatggggaactcaagaaaaattccaccacgctatttccgattattaattgcatttattaattatggagttagctctaggttaattaagataatttcttcggacgatttatttaacaaatatttaaagcaaggaaaaagggggaaacttctGGGCATGACatctactagctccaattcatctatagccaatctaatagccaattcatataatagttgcttactatactattaatatatggacccacctgtcatacatacagTGTATCTtgtagtccgtgctgcagctggctacaaatctgtagcccgctgctcttttctcttatcgtttatctcattaaaatatgtttatagcttgcTAATAGCATGCTATTATATCTGCTCTAACTGGCAGTAGTAGCTTTCATGTTTCAGAAAGCAAAAGGCCGAAAGTAACTTTTGTGTTGATTTGAAGTTCTGAACAAACAAGAGTCAAGAGTCAAGATATGGGATCATTTCACTTCACAGGGTAGTAGGTTCACAGTAAAACTCACTAGATTAATTAGATGACATTCCATTAATCCATTTTGCAACTATGAAAATGGTAAATATGTACAATTGTGCATGGCTGAACAGTTGAAATAGTATCTGAATAAAAAGTGGACTTTTAGGTGTATAGTTTTTTCCACTGTAGAATGATTCCAAAAGCTTTAAGCCAGACAAATTGTGGCAGCTTTTTATTTGTACTGgtacttgtgatttgtgaattgtgatatcAGCAGTTACATGGATGGCATGTTTGACTGTTGCAGTATATCCAATTCAACTTTTACAGCAGGCTGTAAAAATAACACATGCCCCCTTCTCATGCTCTGATTCAATGTTGGTTGAGTAGTTTCTAACATTCCGAGCACATAATTAGTGTGTGTTACAGAGATTGTACTTTAAAAAATGTACTGCATTGGGCACTGTAGTTCTTGAAAATATACAACATCTGTGTCAATCAAAAGGATCTTTTGAAAAACTCAGTAACATTTTCATTTGCTCATCCCAGAACAGTGTCTCTAGCACTTATTTGATCAACGAGCAGATCCACTAAAGGACCACCTCAAATCAACTGTTCTAGCAGAGATTATACTCCTGTCTGCATTACTATGATCATTTGTTTAAAAAGATTATGCTCCTGTCTGCATTACATATGGTCATTTGTTTAGTGTTTTCAAAGGCCAAAAACAAAGGCTTTTTCCCCCTCCCTTTCTTATTGTTGGTTGAAACTCTGTCCCCTTGCACAATTTGGGATCAAGACAAGAACTCCCCATCTTATCTCATCAAAACTGGAAATCTCTCCAATTCAGCAACTGAAATTCTACTATTACCAATATTTTAAGGCTTTTGGTTTGTGGCTAATTCACCATTTGCTACCATCTTTTGAAAATTGAAATGGTTGGCTTTTTTCTAAAGTAAAAATATAGTATCATATGCATTTTGCTTCTATGTATTCCTAGTATGAATCAGAGACTTATGGCTGTTTTGGTTTAaagccctaccaaaattttagtaaggtaGATTTGCCTCAGGTCTAAAGATTGGGCAAATTTTGCTTCAAATCCAAACAGGTACCAACTATTGTCCAAAACTACCAAATAATACTAATTGGTAGGGGAAGAACTGGCATCAAAGCCAACAACCCTTAATAAAACAGCATTGCCTTGGGATGCAAAAGTTACTCAAGTGACTGCTGACAAACAAGATCATCCTTCCAAACCCCCATGCATTCAACTCTTGTCTGCACCCCAAGACTGGCCTAGATTCAACCAACTAACTCCATTTAATTAGCATACTCTTCAATGTGCATGGCAAGTTTAGTTTTATGGCCGGGGTTGAAGTGTTGAACAGGGAAAAAATAAACCCTATCCCTGCTGCATCAAAACGTGAGATTATTCCAACACCTAATGCATGTGGCCACTAGATTAAAACCAAGATTGGATTCTCTTGGGTAAAGCAGACAAGCAGTGCGTGATCTTCCAACGGTTAGCACATCAAGTGATGGCCATTGGAGAGGTAATAATACTGaaacaatttattttttttacagttACCGTGCAAGTTACACATAGGCAAGCATTAGCGTTATCGGAGACCGCGCGTGACAAAACCCGCTCCGACGTGTCATTGACAAGTGGTCCCTCTAGTTTACCTGCTCGACGGTGTCCGCTCGTCATAGACTCACTGTAGCAACTGTACGCGGGGATAGATACACGTGTGCAACCAAATGGCCAACTTGAGGAGACAAAGGGTGCAACCATTTGTTTTTTGGAGATAGGGTTTAAGAGGGGATTAGTGCTGATGTGCAGCAGACAAGAGCATAGGTCCAATGGTGCCAATTGACCAGACAAAAATGGTGAGGGCATGATCTGATCATGTGagattgaaaatgtttttggcGGCTTTGGTTTAGGTGTTTGTCGGATTCCAAGTTCGTGCATACTCCTACGATGCAACAATAAAGAGGGAAGCAGCAGGAGACCATTTGTATGATCTAGAGCTGCAGAAATTAAAAATAGGGGAATTAAGTGAACAATATTTGTTGTTTGAATCATATCATGAGAAACTGTGAAGATAGTTTTGGAAGGTATCGTGAATTCAGCTGTGATCTGGATTTGTTGGTTGAATCAAGCTGCAGGGCTACAAGATGATTCTCAGACTTCAAAGGACTATCCATCACATATTTACACCTTTTTATTAAAAGCAGATCTTATCTCGAAGCAAACTGCCAAACTTGTTGTTATAAATAACTGATTTAAGATTTTAAGGAGGAAATCCGAGGTCTTGCATGTTCAACCGGTATGAACtcgttttatattattttttttaaaaaaaaagcttaggACTCTTTCGAATGTAgaaattttttaggattttcaCATTTATTAGTTTAATTCCCGTATAAATCCTACATAACCCTTAACATGGAAATTCCGGCAGATAAAATCGCAAGCCTTCAAAGGCTAGAGAAAGCCATGCTAAATACCtgaaaaatcaaatatttttgttacCTCAAAAGCTATCCTACAACCATAGGGCTACTAGTACCATGGTTTGTATCAGACTGAAAAAATCGTTGGAATATTTTAATCCTATTTGCGTAGAATGCACAATATAAGTGGTTGCTGTCTAAAGATAATACTCCTCCAGatgatgataataataataatcaactTAATGGTCAAAATAATACAAACATGAACAAGTTTTAAACCTGACACTAGTGTCTACCAACATGAAAACTCGAATGTGAGCATTCATCGAGATAGTGCACGCCCATGCTTTGTAAACCCCTTGATGCCTCAACAAATCCGAAAATGTATAGTGATGTGAGCGTGCTTACTGCTGAGTTTGTGCACGTGCCAACGTTTTCTTTCTGAATGTTATAAGaacaataaaaagaaaaaatatggcATTATTCTGTAATCATCAATCTGGGCCGTGCTTTCTTTATCAAGTGCATTACACCTGTCTCGTTCTTTTCTAATTAAAATACAGATTTTATATCAATTTTCGTCAACACATTTTTCAAATGGTTAAACGGTGCATTCCGTGCTTAAGACTTTCTGTATAGAAGTTgctataaaatatataaaaaaatctatttttaaatttaaaataattaaaactcaattaatcatatgttaatgatTTTTCTCGTTTTACAAGATTATAATCACATCGAACGGGGCCACATGCACAATGCAGTGCCGAAGTATGACCAGCCCAACCAATTGTGTAAATGGGCCTTATTGGGCCGGGCCTATTTCGAGAGATAACCTAAATCcatcacaaaaagaaaaaaaaaacttcgtcTCTTTCCTCCCTTCTCCCGAAATCCCTCGACCCTCGTGCAGacagctcctcctcccccatcgGCCATGGCGACCGCCGCGAGACGTCTGCTCCTCCCGGCGCTCCGCAAGTCCCTACCCGCGGCCAACGGCGCCGCGCGAGGCGTCTCCACGGAGAGggcggtcggcgccgccgccgtcgtcggcagcCACACCGCCAAGTGGATGCAGGTAaccccccacctcgccgccctACAGCCTTTCTCCGGGTGTGTCGGATCCCTGGTCCTCTCGCGAGCCTGATAACCTGCCCGGCCGCCCCCGCGTGTAGCGCTCCCCGAttcggtggggggggggggtggggggggggatCTAGTCTTCTTTAGGTTCATGTGGACGTGTGCGTTTATGGCTCTCGATTTTGCGTGCAATCGCTGTGTAGGCGTGTAGCTCGCGATGATCAATTCCATTTTCCCTATTTAGGTCAGCCTGGGCGCTTTAATTGATGGACATAGTCATGTATTTGTTTCTGCAAGTTGTAAGTGtttttgccccccccccccccccccaatagCTTTTCTTATGTTTTCTTGTTTAGATCTGAAGACCATGTTCAGGTTTGAAAGGTGTATTGCTTGTACGAGTGTATGTAAAGCATGTTGTAAATGGATTGCATGGAGTTTAGGCTGTTTAGGAAGGATGGTTTGGTTTTTAGGCACTGGGATTCTTTGTCATAATAACATTGCAGACAGATAAGGGTCTATGGGTTCATTTTCATATCTCTGTAAGATGCATACCCTGCATGCTCTACTGCCTTGATTCCTACAGTGGCACCATCCCTAGATTATGAGAGGAGTCCTGTTAAGTTATTTAACGATATCTAATTGCAGGAAAACACATACTACTGATTAGTGACAGCCTACTCAAATACTCCATGTTACCTTAAGCATGCCAACATAGGGTTTAGGTGGTTAATACATATCAACACAGCTCGTGACTCAGGAGTGGAACCGATGTTTTATTAGTGCAGTTGTCAATTTTTCATGCATCTTATTGGATGTTATCCTCCCCTGAAGGAAGGTACTGTTTGCTATAGGTTTGCAGACTCAAGTCACTCGACTGTCCTTAAATTAGTTGCGCTAGCCTCATCTGTAATATGCATGCTTATTCTCTCGTATTTAAGAGAACCGTTATCTTGATGAAATGTGCTTGCCTTGGTAGATAGTGGCATGACCTTATTGGGTAGTTCTCACAAGATGTGCATCATATGATTTTGTATCAAAGTAACTTATGTTCAGTCGGAAAATTACATATCCCCTTCAATTAATTATAATGTCACTCACAGGCTCACTGCCTACATTGTTTTGTCATGCTTTTAGTGTATATATTTTCACCCATTTGCTGAGTAGGCTTTAGATGGTTGGAATTTACTTGAACTTCTGCGTGGATAGGCTGGTGTCTTGGTCCATCCCAGCCCATCCAGAAAAGGCCTAAATGATGAATATCCATTTGAGTTAGGCTTTCAGTAAACCAGGAGCCAGCAAACCAATAATAGGTGATGAGCCACCAGTTTAATTGAGTAAAGATTATTGTTCTGATTGCACTAGGCAGGATGGTGGTGCCTAGTCAAACCATACACAAACAGTGAATAGGTGAATCATTGCCTTTTAAAACAGTGTTAAAGACTTATGTTCGTTGTTGCACTGAGTAAGAATCTATAAATCATCTGCGACGCAAGTGATCCCCATATCCTCAAAATTTTTAGGATTTGTATATATACCAGGTTCAGACCATGATAAAGTTTATGAGTTGGTTATGCAATATTTGCACCTTAGCACTTGTTGAATCATGAGCTCATTTTCTAAATTATGTTCATTCATTTACTTTATTCATTGCAGGACACAAGCAAGAAGTCCCCAATGGAATTGATCAACGCAGTACCTCCGATCAAGGTTGAAGGACGAATTGCTGCTTGTGATGGGCGTCAGGATAAAGGTGAGCCTTGCAAAACTAgtcgtatatatatattcttgtaTTTGCGCTTTGGCTGTATTGTTGCTTCCAAACTATACCTATGAGGCAATCTTCTGCAGGCTGACCTGTTCATATTTTGCTACAGGTCGTGAAACTGGTTCCCTCGGCCATCCGATCGAATATATCTGCCTTGACCTGGACCAGCCTGCTGTATGCAAGTACTGTGGTCTCCGTTTTGTTCAAGATCACCATCACTGAGAAGACAAGATGCAGTCCTTCACCacactgaaatttggaattgaaTGTGTGTATTTGGTTTAAAATGTTCCAGTCAGCGTGTCATGTATTCTGCCTGATGGCAAGATGATGATATCTTTGACGATCATCGTACTTTGAATGACATAATAATGCCCGCTTTAATAACAgtggatttctttttctttagttGGCATCTGTTGCATTTTCTGAGTCTATGCAATTTCTGTATCTAATTACCCGCTCTGCGAATCTGACAACCTGAGATCAAAATTGAATCAATTGCGAAACTAGTTTAGTTATAGGATTTCCAGTTTTACCTGGCCCaaatattttacttattctgTCATTACCTGATCCAGATAATTTCTTTGCCAGATTCATTACGGTTATCTGTGTTTTCCTCTGTTTTTCAGACTTGTGACGGATGCAGGTTAGTTCAAACACTCCAGACCGACACTTCTGTGTTGCATATAAAGATGGacgttgtaaaaaaaaaaaaaggaaaaaaaagcatcgaactgaaaagtgaaaatattgctaagactcctcgccaaaaaaaaaaaagggaaaaaggaaaattgtTGCTAAGATGAGGGGTAAATTGGTAAGAACTAGACAGTAACAAGGGCCAAATTGTAATAGTGGCCATGGACTGAAAATAGAACTACCCATTGGCCACGAGCAATTCTACTGCAACCTGAATATTGTTCGCTGCAAAGCCTGAGACTTGTTCATGCCAAGTCATCATCTCAATGTCTCCTAATCCCAATCCACTCGATGAAGAAAATGTCAATCCTACCGCGGTATTTCCAAATTTGCTCCTCCTTGTTCTTTCAGATCAAATTCCTTCTGTCTTGATGAGATATCCCCATCCGTAATTGCATGCGTAAAGAACATTGAATTACTCATGATCATGTACCAAGATCCTCTTGATTGCATGCATAATTTGTTCAAAGTGACCTTCCACATAAATAAACCCATAATCATTTGGTGGTTCACTCTGCATTTTGTTCATTATGTGCGATGTGTTTCAGAGTGgagcggcgatggcgccggggccggagaagaagaaatcATGGATGCCGGCGGGCTTGGGAGGCAGCGGCAAGCTTGGCGCCACCATTGACATCCCCCTAGAGGTATAATTCACTGTTCTTTGCCTTGACAGTTCATGCCACATGATGGATTGTCTTGTGTTCTTGGTACAATTTCATGATGACTGTTACTGAATTTTGGCATATGCTGCTGTTTGATGCAGGATCCGAGGAAGAAGGAGAAAGAACTCTTGGCATGGGAGGAGGATTTGAGGCGAAGGGAGCTGGTCTGATCGCCTTTTTTCCTCTTCAATAAAATTCTATTGAATCATTATCTTTATGTCCACCATTTTCTAGAAAATTGAAGTGGCTTTTGTTTAGTTTTCATGCCCTTTCTCCCCTTTTCGTTTGTTGCTGTTTTCTCCAAATCGGAATGCCAtgtgttcttttcttttgctgcatatttccttttttttttatattcatgTGAAGTTTAACCAAGCTCAAGAAGTGTGTGATGTTCTCTTTTTCAGGATATCAAACAGAGGGAGAATGCAATGGACAGGGGTAGTTCTGCTAGACTTTTGTTCAAGCTTAAGCTTGGGTACTTCTATATTTTTGTCTGAATTTCTGAAAATTCGTTTCGTTCGCAGCTGGGGTCACTGTCGAAGTGAAAAATTGGCCGCCTTTCTACCCTATCATCCATCATGATATAGCCAGTGAAATACCAATCCATGCTCAGAAGTTGCAATACATGGCATTTGGTAGTTGGCTAGGTAAAATATTTCACCTTGCATCTGCTTTTCTATatgaattattattattatttattatagctacatcggttttttttttggcaggacTAATTGCTTGTCTCGTTTGGAATGTAGTAGCTGTATTAATTGAATCAATTCATAGTGACGGTACAGCCTCTTCAGtatatttatcattttttgTTATGGATTCCTTTGAATAATTTGTTATGGATTTTGTATTTGTAGATGTTGTGCTTTTTCTCTTCGCAATTATCTACGCAATATTTGGATGTCCTCTTTCATACATACTGTGGTACAGGCCTCTGTACAGCGCAATGAGGTTTCTTTTTATTTCAACCTACAAATTAGCAGGAAATTCTCCATGAATATGCTAATTTTAAGTCTAATCATTTGCCTTTTCTTGTCCAGAACTGATAGCATGGTTACCTTTGTCCAGTTTTTCGTCTTCTACTCGGTAATTTTATGGTCTTAGCGGTTTCATGTACTAGTATATTATTAATCTAAAAAAACTGAATTGAACAACATCGATATGTCTAGCCAAAATTTCCCTGTTTGAAAAGCCTGTGTTTCTTTTTCAATTTGTATTTGCTGATCTTTTGGCAATTCACTTTTCTCTAATGAACTTCATGATGACTTTATATATGCCAGATACATGTCGGATTTTGTGTCATTGCTGCAGTTACTCCTCCAATAATATTTAAGGGAAAAACTCTTACGTAAGCCTAAGCAATGAAATGCTGTTCTTGCTTAAATTTTCTATTTCAATGGTTCTCATTTGAATTTATTTGCCTGAAATCAGGGGAATCCTGGTTGCAATCGAAGTTTTAACTGGAGATATGTTCGTTGGAGTAAGTCATTTCGCATTATTTTGATTGATGTCAAAACATTATACTCCAGTTCGGCAGTTCCAAGACTTGCTCATGAGCTCTTGTGCTAAAGGAAACCTCTCCAGAAACATTAATTTGATGCCCCTTTCGGAGTAATGCAGGTGCTTTATTTAATTGGATTTACATTTTTCACCTTGGAATCTATTATAAGCATCTGGGTGCTTGAGGTTAGAGCTAATTCTTCTTTTGCTATGatccttttttattattatttggaTAGTTTGATTTGACAAAGCAGAAAGTCCTAGCTTCAGTTTATGAATTTTCACACTTCACCACATACCCAATTACTTCTTTTGATAAACTTTTGTTGCGATATTACCGAATTACCTGCAAATTTTTTGAGGGGAAACACTGTAGGGGAAGCCCCCACATTAAAAGAATATATTGAAAATAAAAGAGATATTTACAACAGGTTCAACCAATGTATGAGGACTGACATGCAAAAATTGATGAACACACTATCTATGATCCTGATTGCATGATATTCTTCCAAATCTGTTCATCTGCAGAGAGTCTACATGCATTTCAGAGGGCACAGGTGAAGACAGGAAAATGCTGATGAAACCATATTCTAAGCAACAGTTTCTCCAAAAGCAAATATAGGTTGTACAACAGGAAGTTTGAAATTAGAAATGCTGGATTATTTCTGGAGAATGCAGTTTTTAGATGTGTTGCTTATGATAAAAATGTATATGATGTCAAAATCTATATTATCTGCTATTAGATTTCGGTTAGCCTATTGATTTCCTCATTTATAGTGATTATTTTTTCCCCTCAAAACTATCAGATTGAAGATTAGAAATGTTCTCTTGTGATGTTTCTTAGGTTTA encodes:
- the LOC4344724 gene encoding NADH dehydrogenase [ubiquinone] iron-sulfur protein 6, mitochondrial produces the protein MATAARRLLLPALRKSLPAANGAARGVSTERAVGAAAVVGSHTAKWMQDTSKKSPMELINAVPPIKVEGRIAACDGRQDKGRETGSLGHPIEYICLDLDQPAVCKYCGLRFVQDHHH
- the LOC107277085 gene encoding secretory carrier-associated membrane protein 4; the encoded protein is MSPNPNPLDEENVNPTASGAAMAPGPEKKKSWMPAGLGGSGKLGATIDIPLEDPRKKEKELLAWEEDLRRRELDIKQRENAMDRAGVTVEVKNWPPFYPIIHHDIASEIPIHAQKLQYMAFGSWLGLIACLVWNVVAVLIESIHSDDVVLFLFAIIYAIFGCPLSYILWYRPLYSAMRTDSMVTFVQFFVFYSIHVGFCVIAAVTPPIIFKGKTLTGILVAIEVLTGDMFVGVLYLIGFTFFTLESIISIWVLERVYMHFRGHR